The genomic stretch CGACCTTCTGTGGGCGGGAATGGCCGCGGGCTTACCCGGCACAGAAGGTGCGTCCGCCAGCTGAGCAGGAGTCAGCGCTAATCCTTGCGCTTGGAGTGGTGCACGCTCACGACGGTCTTGGGTCACTGGCAGGAAAGGAAGTGCCCGGGAGCGAATGCCACACGGATCATTAAAAACTGGCGGCCACCGGACCGGGAAAAAATCCGGGTCTGGTGGCCGCCATTTTGTGAGTCGTCTTAGCGAACCTCGCCCATCAGCTTCTTGAGAGCGGGGGAAGCCAGCAGCAGGGCGATGCCCAGCACTATTGCCGTGCCGCCCAGCGCCAGGAAGTAAGTGATCTCATTGCCCTCGGTGTAGAAACCGGCCAGAATGCCGGCCAGCGTGGTGCCCAGGGACACCGAGAGGAAGAAGAGCGCAATCATCTGGGTGCCAAAGGCGGCCGGAGCCAACTTGGTGGTCACCGATTGGCCAATGGGGCTCAGCAGCAGCTCTGCCACGGTGCACAGCAGCAGGATGCCGACCAGAGCCAACAGCGGGGTCTTTTCCAAGGAGTCCAACGGAATGAAGACCAAGAAAGCCACACCAACTACCAGCAGGGCCACGGAGAACTTGACCAGGGTGCCCGGCTGGCGATTGCCCAGCTTGGTCCACAGCGCCGCGAAGACGCCGGCCAAGACGATGATGAAGACCGGGTTGATGGACTGAACCCAGGAGGCCGGCATTTCCCAGCCGAACAGTGAGCGGTCCAGACGTTCCTGCGAGTAGACGGCGATGAACGTGAACTGCTGCTGGAACAGTGCCCAGAATGCTGTGGACGCGATGTAGAGCGGGATGAAGGCCAGCACATGCTTGCGTTCTACCGCAGTGACTCGCTTGGAGCGCAGCATCAGGGTGAAGTAGATGATCGAGGCCACGATGACCACGTAGGCGATGGTGCGGGCCAATGACTCGGGGGTCACGATCTTCAGGGAGAAGGCTGCGATGACAACAACGATGAAGGCCACGGCACCAATCAGGTACGCCTTGCGTTCCTTCACCGGCAGCGGGTTGCTGACAACCTGAACCGAATTGGGCAGGTTTTTGCGACCGCTGATGTAAATCACCAGGCCAATGAGCATTCCTACCGCTGCGGCAGCGAAGCCGATGTGGAAACCCCAGCGTAGCTGCAGGAAGCCGGTGAGTAACGGGCCAATGAGGCCACCGATATTCACGCCCATGTAGAAGATTGAGAAGCCAGCGTCGCGGCGAGTGTCGTCCTTGGCATACAACGAACCGACCAGGGCGGTGGCGTTGGCCTTGAGCCCGCCCGAGCCCACGGCAACGAGAATCAGGCCCGCGGCGAGTCCTGCCGCGCCCGGAAGCACTGCCAGGGCGACGTGTCCGGCCATGATCATGATGGCGGCGCAAAGCAGTACCTTCTCGGAACCCAACAGCCGGTCCGCTACCCAGGCACCAAGGATGGTGCTCAGGTAAACGGCACCGCCATAGGCGCCAACGAGGGAGAGTGCCAGGTCTTTGGAGAGCCCCAGACCACCCTCGGCGATCGAGAAGTACATGTAGTACGCCAGGATTGCTTGCATCCCGTAGAAGGAGAATCGTTCCCACATCTCGATGCTGAACAGATTCGAAAGCGTTTTTGGGTGGCCAAAGAAACCGGTCGAGGACTGATCCTTCAGCGAGGTGGATATAGACATGTCATCAATTTTTCGCTCGTGACCCACGCCATGCCCACTTTGTAGATCAATCTCACATTTCGGATATTTGTGCGGCGAGGGCCAATAGCTGCAGTTCCGAACCCGCTCGGCCAATCATTTGCACACCCATCGACAGCCCCCCTGCGGTGGTGAAGGTGGGCACCGTAATGGCTGGCAGACCGGAGACGTTCACCATCGAGGTAAACGGCGTGTACTGGCACTGGCGCATGTAGTCGGTGTCCGCATCCTGCCCCGTATAAAAGCCGATTTCCGGGGGCGTGTGGGCCATGGCCGGGGTCAACACCACGTCATAGCGTCCCCACTGAGTACGCATATCCGCTGCGATCTCGCCGAGGCGAACTGCTGCGGCAAGAGAGGTGTTGCGTTCCCGTGCCGTGGCACGCTCCCTGAAGGACCGCGCGAGTGTTCCCAGTTTCTCTTCGCGGCCGGCCGGAATGGGAGCGGCGGCCAGTCCGCTGGTCCACACCGTGGAGAAGGTTTCGGGGTAGGCGGTGTCGTAGAAGATCTCCGCTTCCTCAAGGTGGTGACCCCGGGTCCCCAGGGCCTTGATACCCGCCGCTAACGCGGCGTGGGCCTCGGGCGCTAAACGAATCTCGTAGAGAGAAGCGAAGGGGCTGAGGGTGCTGATGCCGATGCGCAATCCACGCAACGACTCGATGGCACCGCCAGAAAGTGCCTCGAGGGTGGTTTCGCAGCTCGGGTCGATCATGGCGTCCAACAGCAACGCCGCATCGAGTGCGGTGCGGGCCAGCGGGCCAGAAACGGTGAGTCGAGGCGCGCCAAAGCTATCAACCCTTCCGTCCAGCACGTCGGCGGGGATCGTGCCCAGGGTTGGCTTCAGTCCGATCAATCCACAGGCCGAGGCCGGGATGCGTACCGATCCGCCACCGTCGTTCCCTGGTCCGAAGGGAAGCATTCCTGCGGCCACCGCGGCGGCCTCACCGCCGCTGGAGCCGCCGGCAGAAAGCGCCCGGTTCAACGGGTTGCGTGCCGGTGGGGAGACATCATTCTCCGAGTGAGAGCTGAGTCCGAACTCCGGGACTTGGGTTTTGCCCAGGGAAATGGCCCCGGCCCTGGTCAGGGTGGCCACCAACGGCGAATCCCGCGGCGCGATGGCGGGTTCTAGGGCGGCGGTTCCGTACCCGGTGACGACGCCCGCTACATCCAACAGATCCTTATAGGCCAGGGGCATGCCATGGAGCATCCCTAGGGGCCCACCCGCGGCCAAGTGCTCATCGGCGCGCGTCGCGGCGTCCAAGGCTCGCTCCGCAGTGATCGTGACAAACGATCCGAGTCCGGGATTAAGCTCCTGGATCCGAGCCAAATAGTGCTCGGACGCTTCACGAGCGCTGATTTCTGCGCGGTGTAGGGCATCACGCAGCTCAAGCGCCGTCAGCGCGGATATTTGGGACATCTTTGACTCCTTGGACATCGGGAGGGCGGGTCATGCGCAGCCATCAACACGGTGCACTTTGACTTGTTGTTACGGAGCACCTAGCCACCTTCGAGACTAGTACGGATTCGCGGGAAGAGATCCGCGTTTCCCGGGCTCCACGGTATCGGCGCTGCAACCCCTGACAGGGGTGACATATCGGCTTCACCAAACACATGGCCGCCCACCCACGCGATATAGGCTGGGGACGAAGTAAGAACAACCGGTGATCAAAGGAGGACCATGAGTGATTTTGAGACGGTTTCGGTGGAGCAGGTGCCCGCCGGGGCGCTGATCCTGGACGTTCGTGAGGACTACGAGTGGGTCGAGGGGCACGCCGTGGGGGCCATCCATATCCCGCTGGCCGAGTTGCCACTGCGCATCGACGAGCTTGATCCCGACGTGGACACCTACATCATCTGTCGTACCGGTGGGCGATCGGCACAGGCTGCAGCATGGCTGGTTGGCCAGGGCTATACGGCACTGAACATCGCCGGTGGCTCCGGAGCCTGGCTGGAAGCCGGCTTGGCGTTAGCCAGTGAAAACGGGCAGGAACCCAACGTCCGATGATCTATACCTATTTGGGTCCTGCCGGCACCTTCACCGAGGCGGCCCTCCTACAGGTCCCCGGAGCTCGAGACGCGCAGCGGGTACCCGCCGCCAACGTTAATGCCGCCCTGGAATTGGTTCGCACCGGCCGGGCGGACGCTGCGATGGTGCCCATCGAAAATTCGGTGGAGGGCGGAGTTTCGGCGACACTCGACGCCATCGCCACCGGTGAGGCTCTGCAAATCCGGGCCGAGGCATTGGTCTCCATCACCTTTGTTTTGGCGGTGCGTCAGGAGATTGATTCGTTGGAGCAGATTCGATCCATCTCCACTCACGGACACGCCTGGGCGCAGTGCCGCGGGTGGGCCGAAGCGAATA from Paeniglutamicibacter sp. Y32M11 encodes the following:
- a CDS encoding peptide MFS transporter is translated as MSISTSLKDQSSTGFFGHPKTLSNLFSIEMWERFSFYGMQAILAYYMYFSIAEGGLGLSKDLALSLVGAYGGAVYLSTILGAWVADRLLGSEKVLLCAAIMIMAGHVALAVLPGAAGLAAGLILVAVGSGGLKANATALVGSLYAKDDTRRDAGFSIFYMGVNIGGLIGPLLTGFLQLRWGFHIGFAAAAVGMLIGLVIYISGRKNLPNSVQVVSNPLPVKERKAYLIGAVAFIVVVIAAFSLKIVTPESLARTIAYVVIVASIIYFTLMLRSKRVTAVERKHVLAFIPLYIASTAFWALFQQQFTFIAVYSQERLDRSLFGWEMPASWVQSINPVFIIVLAGVFAALWTKLGNRQPGTLVKFSVALLVVGVAFLVFIPLDSLEKTPLLALVGILLLCTVAELLLSPIGQSVTTKLAPAAFGTQMIALFFLSVSLGTTLAGILAGFYTEGNEITYFLALGGTAIVLGIALLLASPALKKLMGEVR
- a CDS encoding amidase gives rise to the protein MSQISALTALELRDALHRAEISAREASEHYLARIQELNPGLGSFVTITAERALDAATRADEHLAAGGPLGMLHGMPLAYKDLLDVAGVVTGYGTAALEPAIAPRDSPLVATLTRAGAISLGKTQVPEFGLSSHSENDVSPPARNPLNRALSAGGSSGGEAAAVAAGMLPFGPGNDGGGSVRIPASACGLIGLKPTLGTIPADVLDGRVDSFGAPRLTVSGPLARTALDAALLLDAMIDPSCETTLEALSGGAIESLRGLRIGISTLSPFASLYEIRLAPEAHAALAAGIKALGTRGHHLEEAEIFYDTAYPETFSTVWTSGLAAAPIPAGREEKLGTLARSFRERATARERNTSLAAAVRLGEIAADMRTQWGRYDVVLTPAMAHTPPEIGFYTGQDADTDYMRQCQYTPFTSMVNVSGLPAITVPTFTTAGGLSMGVQMIGRAGSELQLLALAAQISEM
- a CDS encoding rhodanese-like domain-containing protein — encoded protein: MSDFETVSVEQVPAGALILDVREDYEWVEGHAVGAIHIPLAELPLRIDELDPDVDTYIICRTGGRSAQAAAWLVGQGYTALNIAGGSGAWLEAGLALASENGQEPNVR